A single region of the Salipaludibacillus sp. LMS25 genome encodes:
- the rsmD gene encoding 16S rRNA (guanine(966)-N(2))-methyltransferase RsmD encodes MRVISGKQKGISLKSVPGHSTRPTTDKVKEAIFNMVGPYFNGGVMLDLYAGSGAMGIEALSRGMSKAVFVDKDRKAIETIYANLKTVTCLEKAEVYKNEAKRALNAIRKKGRQFDLIFLDPPYAKQTLADELASIDEYNVLLQGGYIVAEHSSKVVLDNRYQTFVKTKEERYGDTSVSIFKSLASEERI; translated from the coding sequence ATGAGAGTCATTAGTGGAAAACAAAAAGGGATCTCTTTAAAAAGTGTTCCAGGACATTCAACAAGACCTACGACTGATAAAGTTAAAGAGGCTATATTTAATATGGTTGGACCTTACTTCAACGGAGGTGTTATGCTAGATCTTTATGCTGGTAGTGGCGCCATGGGGATTGAAGCCTTAAGTAGAGGTATGTCAAAGGCTGTATTTGTAGACAAAGATCGAAAAGCGATTGAAACGATCTATGCAAATTTAAAGACGGTTACGTGTTTAGAAAAAGCAGAAGTATACAAAAATGAGGCGAAACGAGCCTTAAACGCCATTAGAAAAAAGGGAAGACAGTTTGATTTGATTTTTCTAGACCCACCTTATGCAAAACAAACATTGGCAGACGAACTAGCATCTATAGATGAATATAATGTTTTATTACAAGGTGGTTACATAGTTGCCGAGCATAGTTCGAAAGTGGTATTAGATAATCGCTATCAAACCTTTGTAAAAACAAAAGAAGAACGCTACGGAGATACTAGTGTCTCAATATTTAAATCTCTAGCATCTGAGGAGAGGATATAA
- the coaD gene encoding pantetheine-phosphate adenylyltransferase, translating into MMRNAVVPGSFDPVTLGHLDVISRSSKMFDRVIVAVLHNQQKKPLFSVKERMQLIEESTSTLKNVEVASFNGLLMDFASEHKASVIIKGLRTVADFEYELQMATVNRQLNENVDTFFIMTAANYAHLSSSIVKEVAKYQADLTSMVSLPVERALREKFN; encoded by the coding sequence ATAATGCGTAATGCTGTAGTGCCAGGAAGCTTTGATCCCGTGACATTAGGCCATCTTGATGTTATCTCTCGAAGCTCTAAGATGTTTGATCGAGTAATTGTCGCTGTTTTACATAATCAACAAAAAAAACCGTTATTTTCTGTTAAGGAACGAATGCAATTAATTGAAGAATCGACTAGTACGCTTAAAAATGTGGAGGTAGCCAGTTTCAATGGTTTATTAATGGATTTTGCAAGTGAGCATAAAGCTAGTGTGATAATTAAAGGACTAAGAACGGTGGCTGACTTTGAGTACGAGCTGCAAATGGCGACTGTTAATCGTCAATTAAATGAAAATGTAGACACTTTCTTTATCATGACAGCTGCTAATTATGCGCATTTAAGTTCAAGTATCGTAAAAGAAGTGGCTAAATATCAAGCAGATTTAACGAGTATGGTGTCGCTTCCTGTAGAACGAGCGTTAAGGGAGAAATTTAACTGA